A section of the Corynebacterium tuberculostearicum genome encodes:
- a CDS encoding HNH endonuclease signature motif containing protein translates to MNALETYLTALGPGMDIIAGCQSMSGSELMDRGAPDAIAADLLLLCESYFGRTKFARLQRRAIADARRNTHSIATLAALERIVNRAPSKKQAWQLRAECCAMAGSMSHILNHARRRLREMKDNTVAPGVRTYRRPNDFWTLAITGTSSFIADLNAALAATGKQSLEAVEKIFFDQAAAARAEVVTNAIVPLDKFIRIRDGHGDDIELDLTNGATITGTEYLRRVLNDVGFSGEKETGYVTLVHPEEGPVNLYRTARVANDKQRIMAAAENPRCAWPGCNQPADLSQVHHLKAWSNGGETNMKNLVMCCAYHNGVNDDDPNAPPRRGRLERVGGRVVWRPPFTPRE, encoded by the coding sequence ATGAACGCACTCGAGACCTACCTCACCGCCTTGGGCCCTGGCATGGACATCATCGCCGGGTGCCAAAGCATGTCCGGGTCCGAGCTTATGGACCGCGGCGCGCCCGATGCCATCGCCGCCGATCTGCTTCTTTTGTGCGAAAGCTACTTCGGCCGCACCAAATTTGCGCGCCTGCAGCGCCGCGCTATTGCCGACGCCCGCCGCAACACCCACTCCATCGCCACCCTTGCTGCCCTAGAACGCATTGTTAACCGCGCGCCCAGCAAAAAGCAGGCCTGGCAGCTGCGCGCAGAATGCTGCGCGATGGCCGGCTCGATGAGCCACATCCTTAACCACGCCCGCCGGCGCCTGCGCGAAATGAAGGACAACACCGTAGCTCCAGGCGTGCGCACTTACCGACGCCCCAATGACTTCTGGACGCTTGCCATCACCGGAACCTCTAGTTTCATCGCGGATCTTAACGCCGCGCTGGCCGCGACTGGAAAGCAATCGCTCGAGGCAGTAGAAAAGATTTTCTTTGACCAAGCTGCGGCCGCGCGGGCAGAAGTGGTGACCAATGCCATCGTGCCGTTAGACAAATTCATCCGCATCCGCGACGGCCATGGTGATGATATCGAGCTCGATCTGACCAATGGCGCCACCATCACCGGCACCGAATATCTGCGCCGCGTGCTCAACGACGTCGGCTTTTCTGGCGAGAAAGAAACCGGCTACGTCACTCTCGTGCACCCCGAGGAAGGGCCGGTCAATCTCTACCGCACGGCGCGCGTGGCCAATGACAAGCAGCGCATTATGGCCGCTGCAGAAAATCCGCGCTGTGCCTGGCCGGGCTGCAATCAGCCGGCCGACCTCTCCCAAGTCCATCACCTTAAAGCGTGGAGCAATGGCGGGGAGACGAATATGAAAAACTTGGTCATGTGCTGCGCCTACCATAATGGCGTCAACGACGATGACCCCAACGCCCCACCTCGGCGCGGCCGCCTCGAGCGGGTGGGCGGACGCGTTGTGTGGCGGCCACCGTTTACCCCGCGCGAGTAA
- a CDS encoding sucrase ferredoxin — translation MTEFCSDIQVEPLPGTAKKESVYVLFEWPGGWSRDVLDGDTFGPELTAQLKTKLKGVAGLQLIRRPGRDGRQVGKMHRCYLVWAEQGVMELVLLTGPEKILDLDLTGPGRNGGGVVETPLVLVCTHAKRDTCCAVKGRPLAAELVADYPDMVWETSHTKGHRFAPSVMLMPWGYSFGRMNKEAAAQMIAAAAKGKYFYPVNRGRGIFGPRGQVAELAVARALIDAGEDLSYGQLTATDGGEVSHADGRRWRVALEEREVEGVVSSCGDAPKKGQAIVATGVEPVAG, via the coding sequence ATGACCGAGTTCTGTTCAGATATCCAGGTAGAGCCGCTGCCAGGCACGGCGAAGAAGGAATCCGTCTATGTGCTTTTCGAGTGGCCGGGCGGATGGTCGCGAGACGTGCTTGATGGCGATACCTTTGGGCCGGAGCTCACGGCGCAGCTCAAGACCAAGCTGAAGGGTGTGGCGGGGCTGCAGCTTATCCGCCGACCGGGCCGCGACGGCCGCCAGGTGGGCAAGATGCACCGCTGCTACCTGGTGTGGGCCGAGCAGGGAGTGATGGAACTCGTACTGCTGACAGGGCCGGAGAAAATCCTCGATCTGGATCTGACCGGGCCTGGGCGCAATGGAGGGGGCGTAGTGGAAACACCGCTGGTTCTGGTGTGTACGCACGCGAAGCGCGATACCTGCTGTGCGGTCAAGGGTCGGCCGTTGGCGGCGGAGCTGGTGGCGGATTATCCGGATATGGTGTGGGAGACCTCGCACACGAAGGGACACCGGTTCGCGCCATCGGTCATGCTCATGCCGTGGGGCTATTCCTTTGGACGAATGAATAAAGAAGCCGCCGCGCAGATGATTGCGGCGGCGGCGAAGGGGAAGTATTTCTACCCGGTAAATCGCGGGCGCGGTATTTTCGGCCCGCGCGGCCAGGTGGCGGAGTTGGCGGTGGCCCGCGCGCTTATCGACGCCGGCGAGGACCTCTCCTATGGCCAGCTCACCGCCACCGACGGCGGCGAGGTCAGCCACGCTGACGGCCGGCGCTGGCGCGTGGCGCTCGAGGAGCGCGAGGTAGAAGGCGTGGTTTCCTCGTGCGGCGATGCGCCGAAGAAAGGCCAGGCCATCGTAGCGACCGGCGTGGAGCCGGTCGCGGGGTAG
- a CDS encoding methionine ABC transporter permease, with protein sequence MTVTNLAQANWDRLGPSLIDAIVDTLIMVSTTLIVSGILGLGLGMLLYTTRTGGILQNRFVYVIVNLLVNFVRPIPFIILLAFAQPLTVAVMGGSIGRGPATFVMVIAATFSVARVVEQNLVAIDPGVIEAARSMGASPWKIITSVIVPEALGPLILGYTFLFIAIVDMSAMAGYVGGGGLGDFAIVYGYRAFEWEVTVVATLIIIVLVQAAQFLGNWLSSKVMRR encoded by the coding sequence ATGACCGTCACCAACCTCGCCCAAGCCAACTGGGACCGCCTCGGCCCCTCGCTCATCGATGCCATCGTCGACACCCTCATCATGGTCTCGACCACCCTCATCGTCTCCGGCATCCTCGGCCTTGGCCTGGGCATGCTGCTCTACACCACCCGCACGGGCGGCATCCTGCAAAACAGGTTTGTCTACGTCATTGTGAACCTGCTGGTGAACTTCGTCCGCCCCATCCCGTTCATCATCTTGCTGGCCTTTGCCCAGCCGTTGACCGTCGCTGTAATGGGCGGCTCCATCGGCCGCGGCCCGGCCACCTTCGTCATGGTGATCGCCGCAACCTTCTCCGTGGCCCGCGTGGTGGAGCAAAACCTCGTGGCCATCGATCCCGGTGTTATCGAGGCCGCCCGCTCCATGGGTGCCTCGCCGTGGAAGATCATCACCTCCGTCATCGTTCCGGAGGCCCTCGGCCCGCTGATTCTGGGCTACACCTTCCTGTTCATCGCCATCGTGGATATGTCCGCCATGGCCGGCTACGTCGGCGGCGGCGGCTTGGGTGACTTTGCCATCGTCTACGGCTACCGCGCCTTTGAGTGGGAAGTCACCGTCGTGGCCACACTCATCATCATCGTGCTGGTGCAGGCCGCCCAGTTCCTCGGCAACTGGCTCTCTTCCAAGGTCATGCGCCGCTAG
- the guaA gene encoding glutamine-hydrolyzing GMP synthase, with protein sequence MTKPNTTPRPVLVVDFGAQYAQLIARRVREAKIYSEVVPHSASVEEIKAKDPAALILTGGPSSVYADGAPALKPELLELGIPVFGICYGFQAMNHALGGTVSSTGEREYGRTDMNVKGGVLHEGLEATHKVWMSHGDAVSAAPEGFEVTATSAGAPVAAMECLDKKMAGVQYHPEVQHSPHGQEVLTRFLTEVAGLEQNWTADNIAEQLIADVRAQVGEEGRAICGLSGGVDSAVAAALVQRAIGDRLTCVFVDHGLLRAGEREQVEKDFVASTGAKLVTADERAAFLEKLAGVSDPEAKRKAIGAEFIRSFERAVAGVLDDAPAGSTVDYLVQGTLYPDVVESGGGDGTANIKSHHNVGGLPDDVEFKLVEPLRLLFKDEVRAVGRELGLPEEIVSRQPFPGPGLGIRIIGEVTEERLETLREADLIARTELTNAGLDDQIWQCPVVLLADVRSVGVQGDGRTYGHPIVLRPVSSEDAMTADWTRLPYEVLEKISTRITNEVKDVNRVVLDCTSKPPGTIEWE encoded by the coding sequence GTGACTAAGCCAAATACTACCCCGCGCCCCGTCCTCGTTGTGGACTTTGGCGCTCAGTACGCGCAGCTTATTGCCCGCCGCGTGCGCGAGGCCAAGATTTACTCCGAGGTTGTCCCTCACTCCGCGTCTGTGGAGGAAATCAAAGCTAAAGACCCCGCCGCGCTTATTCTGACGGGCGGTCCGTCCTCTGTCTATGCTGACGGCGCCCCGGCTCTGAAGCCGGAGCTGCTTGAGCTCGGCATTCCAGTCTTCGGCATCTGCTACGGCTTCCAGGCCATGAACCATGCACTTGGTGGCACCGTGTCGTCCACTGGTGAGCGTGAGTACGGCCGTACCGATATGAATGTCAAGGGCGGCGTACTTCACGAAGGCCTGGAGGCTACCCACAAGGTGTGGATGTCTCACGGCGATGCCGTATCCGCCGCTCCTGAAGGCTTTGAGGTTACGGCCACGTCGGCCGGTGCTCCGGTTGCAGCGATGGAGTGCCTAGACAAGAAGATGGCCGGCGTGCAGTACCACCCTGAGGTACAGCACTCGCCGCACGGCCAGGAGGTGCTTACCCGCTTCCTTACTGAGGTTGCTGGCCTAGAGCAGAACTGGACGGCCGATAATATTGCCGAGCAGCTCATCGCGGATGTCCGCGCGCAGGTGGGCGAGGAAGGCCGCGCTATTTGTGGTCTGTCCGGCGGTGTAGATTCCGCTGTGGCGGCCGCACTGGTGCAGCGCGCCATTGGCGATCGCCTCACCTGTGTCTTTGTTGACCACGGCTTGCTGCGTGCCGGCGAGCGCGAGCAGGTAGAAAAGGACTTCGTTGCCTCCACTGGAGCGAAGCTGGTGACCGCAGATGAGCGCGCCGCCTTCCTGGAAAAGCTGGCGGGAGTTAGCGACCCAGAAGCCAAGCGCAAGGCCATCGGCGCGGAGTTTATCCGTTCCTTTGAGCGCGCGGTTGCAGGCGTGCTTGACGACGCCCCTGCAGGCTCCACCGTCGACTACCTCGTCCAGGGCACCTTGTACCCGGACGTGGTTGAGTCTGGCGGCGGCGATGGCACGGCGAATATTAAGTCTCACCACAATGTCGGCGGTTTGCCAGATGACGTGGAGTTCAAGCTGGTCGAGCCGCTGCGCCTGCTGTTTAAAGACGAGGTTCGCGCCGTCGGCCGCGAGCTGGGCTTGCCAGAAGAGATCGTTAGCCGCCAGCCATTCCCTGGCCCAGGCTTGGGTATCCGCATTATCGGTGAAGTAACCGAAGAGCGCTTGGAGACGCTGCGCGAGGCAGACCTCATTGCCCGCACCGAGCTGACCAATGCCGGCCTAGATGACCAGATTTGGCAGTGCCCGGTAGTACTGCTGGCCGATGTCCGCTCCGTTGGCGTGCAGGGCGACGGCCGCACCTATGGCCACCCGATTGTGCTGCGCCCGGTGTCCTCGGAGGACGCCATGACCGCAGACTGGACTCGCTTGCCTTATGAGGTGCTGGAGAAGATTTCTACCCGCATCACCAACGAGGTGAAGGACGTCAACCGCGTGGTCTTGGACTGCACCTCCAAGCCACCAGGAACCATCGAGTGGGAGTAA
- a CDS encoding methionine ABC transporter ATP-binding protein yields MADSTHRGTRIEFREITKIFKQKKARIKALDHVSMTIEPGEIVGIIGYSGAGKSTLVRMINGLDTPSSGELLLDETNIVGMSERKLRGIRRNIGMIFQQFNLMSSRTAAGNIEYPLQLQGVGKQERAQRVQELLDFVGLGDKGKSYPEQLSGGQKQRVGIARALATNPSLLLADEATSALDPTTTQEVLDLLRRVNKEFGITIVVITHEMEVVRSIADKVAVMENGRVVEQGSVYEVFSNPQTSVAAKFVATSLRNEPDVVETDDLLAHEGRLFTINLTEESGFFTAAARLKEAGVSIAVVHGGITTLQQHSFGKLTVRLSGDNNAIEEFYRTLSTTTQIEEIAR; encoded by the coding sequence GTGGCAGATTCCACCCACCGCGGCACCCGCATTGAGTTCCGCGAGATCACTAAGATCTTTAAGCAGAAAAAGGCGCGAATTAAGGCGCTCGACCATGTCTCTATGACCATCGAGCCTGGCGAAATCGTCGGCATCATTGGTTATTCCGGCGCCGGCAAGTCCACCCTCGTGCGCATGATCAACGGCCTGGATACCCCGTCCTCCGGCGAGCTTCTGCTCGACGAGACCAATATCGTTGGCATGTCCGAGAGGAAACTGCGCGGCATTCGCCGCAATATCGGCATGATCTTCCAGCAGTTCAACCTGATGAGCTCGCGCACCGCGGCCGGCAATATTGAATACCCGCTGCAGCTGCAGGGCGTCGGCAAGCAGGAGCGCGCCCAGCGCGTGCAAGAGCTGCTGGACTTCGTCGGCCTAGGAGACAAAGGCAAGAGCTACCCGGAGCAGCTTTCCGGCGGCCAGAAGCAGCGCGTTGGCATTGCCCGTGCGCTGGCCACTAACCCTTCGCTGCTGCTTGCCGACGAAGCCACTTCCGCCCTCGACCCCACCACCACACAGGAAGTCCTCGACCTCCTGCGCCGGGTGAACAAGGAATTCGGCATCACCATCGTGGTTATTACCCACGAGATGGAAGTCGTTCGCTCCATCGCCGATAAGGTCGCCGTGATGGAAAACGGCCGCGTAGTAGAGCAAGGCAGCGTCTACGAAGTCTTCTCCAACCCGCAGACCTCCGTGGCCGCCAAGTTCGTGGCCACCTCGCTGCGCAACGAACCCGACGTCGTCGAAACCGACGACCTGCTTGCGCACGAAGGCCGCCTGTTTACCATCAACCTCACCGAGGAATCTGGCTTCTTCACCGCCGCCGCCCGGCTCAAGGAAGCCGGCGTATCCATCGCCGTTGTCCACGGCGGTATCACCACGCTGCAGCAGCATTCCTTTGGCAAGCTGACCGTGCGGCTTAGCGGCGATAATAACGCCATCGAAGAGTTCTACCGCACGCTTTCTACCACCACCCAGATTGAGGAGATTGCACGATGA
- a CDS encoding GuaB3 family IMP dehydrogenase-related protein, whose translation MREYAEIGIGREARRTFDLEQLSIVPQRRTRSSKDVDTTWHIDAYTFDIPFVSHPTDALATPEFIIEMGKQGGLGVINAEGLWGRHKDLEGALARIYSQPGDNSIIQELHAAPLDDALLAERISQVRDSGVTVAVRVSPQNAREMAPKVIAAGAELLFIQGTLVSAEHVATGGEPLNLKEFIGSLDVPVIAGGVTDYTTALHLMRTGAAGVIVGAGVTTNAETVGIDSAMGTAIADAAAARRDYLDETGGRYVHIIADTEFENSGNIAKAFACGADGVALGPLLAQAREAGGKGWYWPATAGHPRFPRGFVQFSGADTDLDVDFLTTGTPAEATEESAAPSLETVLHGPSSEPFGRTNLVGALRRSMAKCGYTDLKSFQKVELAVRY comes from the coding sequence ATGCGTGAATACGCCGAAATTGGCATCGGCCGCGAGGCCCGCCGTACCTTCGATCTAGAGCAACTATCCATCGTGCCGCAGCGTCGTACCCGTTCCTCCAAGGACGTGGACACCACCTGGCACATCGACGCCTATACCTTCGACATTCCCTTCGTGTCCCACCCCACCGATGCGCTCGCCACCCCCGAGTTCATCATCGAGATGGGCAAGCAGGGCGGCCTAGGCGTCATTAATGCCGAGGGCCTGTGGGGCCGCCACAAGGACCTCGAGGGCGCCCTAGCCCGCATTTACTCGCAGCCGGGCGATAACTCCATCATCCAGGAGCTGCACGCCGCCCCGCTTGACGACGCCCTCCTTGCCGAGCGCATCTCCCAAGTCCGCGACTCCGGAGTTACCGTTGCTGTGCGCGTATCCCCCCAAAATGCTCGCGAGATGGCCCCGAAGGTCATCGCGGCCGGTGCCGAGTTGCTGTTTATCCAGGGCACCCTGGTCTCGGCCGAGCACGTGGCCACCGGCGGCGAGCCGCTGAACCTCAAGGAGTTCATCGGCTCCCTTGACGTTCCCGTCATTGCCGGCGGAGTTACCGACTACACCACCGCGCTACACCTGATGCGCACCGGCGCGGCCGGCGTCATCGTAGGCGCGGGCGTGACCACCAACGCCGAGACCGTGGGCATCGACTCGGCCATGGGCACCGCGATTGCCGACGCCGCCGCAGCCCGCCGCGACTACCTCGACGAGACCGGCGGCCGCTATGTACACATCATCGCCGATACCGAGTTTGAAAACTCCGGCAATATTGCCAAGGCTTTCGCCTGCGGCGCTGACGGCGTTGCTCTCGGTCCACTGCTTGCCCAGGCCCGCGAGGCCGGCGGCAAGGGCTGGTACTGGCCCGCCACGGCCGGCCACCCGCGTTTCCCACGCGGCTTCGTCCAGTTCTCCGGGGCCGATACCGACTTGGACGTCGATTTCCTCACCACCGGTACCCCGGCCGAGGCCACAGAAGAATCGGCCGCCCCGTCGCTGGAAACCGTGCTGCACGGTCCCTCCAGTGAGCCCTTCGGCCGCACCAACCTGGTCGGCGCGCTGCGCCGTTCCATGGCCAAGTGCGGCTACACCGACCTGAAGTCCTTCCAGAAGGTCGAACTCGCCGTCCGCTACTAA
- a CDS encoding Y-family DNA polymerase, translating into MRVAAVWFPDWPIQAAGGQGPMVIARNHAVAVCDREARRAGVRRGMRLRQAQALCPEAAVVEANPDRDGAAFAEVAAGLDAVASSVEVLRPGLAIVDAGAALRYHGQKALEMLVDASSYAGFDSTLGVADEIATAVIAARHRGVGAVVPEGGSREFLATQPIGVLAADEALGFEAGFIAQLDKLGVRRLGDLAALPFKQVATRFGEPGRRAHELAQARADRRVAPELARPDLAVEMEERIERVDAAAFAARQLAARLHARLEEAGKVCLRLRVVAEFGTGEELARVWRTQEALTEQATADRVRWQLDGWLTRATGEGAAIRRLALEPVEVAAPSATGLWGGEGSQEQVKRVIARVQSQLGVDRVLQPRAVGGRGVAERIEYVPYGEQRDAPLDGEWPGRIPAPLPARLGGGPNHPAARIRLVDAAERPVFVTAEALLSGVPVALSWGARRFRVLGWAGPWPVDTQWWTDTPQHVARLQVVGQADHEEHQRAWLLVWSGGRWRVEATY; encoded by the coding sequence ATGAGGGTAGCGGCCGTGTGGTTTCCGGATTGGCCCATCCAGGCCGCCGGCGGGCAGGGGCCGATGGTTATTGCGCGCAACCACGCGGTGGCGGTGTGCGATAGGGAGGCGCGCCGGGCGGGCGTGCGGCGGGGGATGCGCCTGCGCCAGGCCCAAGCGCTGTGCCCGGAGGCCGCAGTGGTGGAGGCCAATCCGGACCGGGATGGCGCGGCGTTTGCGGAGGTCGCGGCCGGCTTAGATGCGGTGGCGTCCTCGGTGGAGGTGCTGCGCCCGGGCCTGGCGATTGTGGATGCGGGCGCGGCGCTGCGCTACCACGGGCAAAAAGCACTAGAGATGCTTGTCGACGCCTCTTCGTACGCCGGCTTCGACTCCACCCTCGGCGTGGCCGATGAGATTGCCACGGCCGTCATCGCGGCTCGGCACCGCGGCGTGGGAGCGGTGGTGCCAGAGGGCGGCTCGCGAGAGTTTTTGGCCACCCAGCCCATAGGCGTGCTGGCAGCCGATGAGGCTTTGGGCTTTGAGGCTGGGTTTATCGCACAGCTGGATAAGCTGGGCGTGCGGCGCCTGGGCGATTTAGCCGCGCTGCCGTTTAAGCAGGTAGCTACCCGGTTTGGTGAGCCGGGCCGGCGCGCGCACGAGCTGGCCCAGGCCCGTGCGGATAGGCGCGTGGCCCCAGAGCTGGCGCGCCCGGATCTGGCGGTGGAGATGGAAGAGCGCATCGAGCGCGTGGACGCGGCCGCCTTCGCAGCTCGCCAGTTAGCGGCCCGGCTGCATGCCCGCTTGGAGGAGGCCGGCAAGGTATGCCTGCGGCTGCGCGTGGTGGCGGAGTTTGGCACCGGTGAGGAGCTGGCGCGGGTATGGCGCACACAGGAAGCGCTGACGGAGCAGGCCACCGCGGACCGTGTGCGCTGGCAGCTCGATGGTTGGCTCACGCGCGCTACTGGTGAGGGTGCGGCTATTCGCCGCCTAGCGCTGGAGCCGGTGGAGGTTGCCGCCCCGTCCGCCACCGGCCTGTGGGGTGGGGAAGGCTCGCAGGAGCAGGTCAAGCGCGTGATCGCCCGCGTGCAATCACAGCTGGGGGTGGATCGTGTGCTGCAGCCGCGGGCGGTGGGCGGCCGCGGGGTAGCCGAGCGCATCGAGTACGTGCCCTATGGTGAGCAGCGCGACGCCCCGCTGGACGGCGAGTGGCCCGGCCGCATTCCCGCGCCCCTGCCCGCGCGGTTGGGCGGTGGGCCGAACCACCCGGCCGCGCGCATTCGGCTTGTCGACGCCGCCGAGCGCCCCGTCTTCGTTACCGCCGAAGCCCTCCTGTCCGGGGTGCCGGTGGCCTTGAGCTGGGGTGCGCGTCGTTTCCGCGTGCTGGGCTGGGCCGGTCCCTGGCCGGTGGATACGCAGTGGTGGACCGATACCCCACAGCACGTAGCGCGCTTACAGGTGGTGGGCCAAGCCGACCACGAAGAGCATCAGCGGGCCTGGCTGTTGGTATGGTCCGGCGGCCGCTGGCGGGTTGAGGCGACCTATTAA
- a CDS encoding AMIN-like domain-containing (lipo)protein, which translates to MLKVRLAATLLVAAFLSGCAAHETDRTTMAASADNSRLNPLGQANMEMKTLRPQAPSELTVTDVRIGRHEGFERVVFELDGGGTPGWFVDYADTPTQQGSGKTIDYSGETALNVNIDGVVYPFEAGKEDPRIGVVDAPTEGIVTQVVNGGTYEGRCQFVIGMTSRKPYSVQVLDNPTRLVVDIRD; encoded by the coding sequence ATGCTGAAAGTCCGTCTCGCCGCAACGCTTCTCGTCGCTGCTTTTCTCAGCGGCTGCGCCGCCCACGAGACGGACCGCACCACCATGGCCGCCTCCGCGGATAACTCTCGGCTCAATCCGCTCGGCCAGGCCAATATGGAGATGAAGACCCTCCGGCCGCAGGCCCCCTCCGAGCTCACGGTAACCGACGTGCGCATCGGCCGGCACGAGGGTTTTGAGCGCGTCGTCTTTGAACTCGACGGCGGCGGCACTCCCGGCTGGTTCGTGGACTATGCCGACACGCCCACGCAGCAGGGCTCCGGCAAGACCATTGATTACTCCGGCGAGACCGCGCTCAATGTCAATATCGACGGCGTGGTCTATCCCTTCGAGGCCGGCAAGGAAGACCCCCGCATCGGCGTGGTGGATGCCCCCACGGAGGGAATTGTCACCCAAGTGGTCAACGGCGGCACCTACGAGGGCCGCTGCCAATTTGTCATCGGCATGACCTCTCGCAAGCCTTATTCCGTGCAGGTGCTCGATAACCCCACCCGCCTCGTGGTCGATATTCGCGATTAA
- a CDS encoding MetQ/NlpA family ABC transporter substrate-binding protein has product MQIRRVVAATAAVTIAATSLVACSSDSDDSKAIKVGTTDDAKKAWVAFEQEAKNAGYDIDIQPFADYNTPNQALDQGELDTNNFQHLKFLAEYNHGNGTNLVPIVATEIVPLALFWKDHDSLDGIEGEEVAIPNDSTNQARAINVLVQAGLLTLKDKDNLEPTPLDIDEKKSKVKVTPVDAAQTTSAHGEGTPAIINNSFLERAGIDPATAIFQDDPNSEEAEPYINVFAVREEDADNEDIKKLAELWHSDAVQEGVDEDSAGTSVEVERSQEDLQKILDKLEADLD; this is encoded by the coding sequence ATGCAGATCCGTCGCGTAGTGGCTGCTACCGCCGCCGTAACCATCGCCGCCACCAGCCTGGTGGCATGCTCTTCCGACTCCGATGACTCCAAGGCCATCAAAGTCGGCACCACCGATGACGCAAAGAAGGCTTGGGTAGCGTTCGAGCAGGAAGCAAAGAACGCAGGCTATGACATCGATATCCAGCCTTTCGCGGATTACAACACCCCGAACCAGGCTCTGGACCAGGGCGAGCTGGACACCAATAACTTCCAGCACCTGAAGTTCTTGGCGGAGTATAACCACGGCAACGGCACCAACCTGGTGCCTATCGTGGCTACCGAGATCGTGCCGCTGGCACTGTTCTGGAAGGACCACGACTCCCTCGACGGCATCGAGGGCGAAGAAGTCGCCATCCCGAATGACTCCACCAACCAGGCTCGCGCCATCAACGTGCTGGTTCAGGCCGGCCTTCTTACCCTGAAGGACAAGGACAACCTGGAGCCCACCCCGCTGGACATCGATGAGAAGAAGTCCAAGGTCAAGGTCACCCCGGTAGATGCCGCACAGACCACGTCCGCACACGGCGAGGGCACCCCGGCGATTATCAATAACTCCTTCTTGGAGCGCGCCGGCATCGACCCAGCCACCGCCATCTTCCAGGACGACCCGAACTCTGAAGAGGCAGAGCCGTACATCAACGTCTTCGCCGTCCGCGAGGAAGATGCCGATAACGAGGACATCAAGAAGCTCGCCGAGCTATGGCACAGCGACGCCGTCCAGGAGGGCGTTGACGAAGACTCCGCCGGCACCTCCGTCGAGGTGGAGCGCAGCCAGGAGGATCTGCAGAAGATCCTGGATAAGCTCGAAGCAGATCTGGACTAA